A part of Pectinophora gossypiella chromosome Z, ilPecGoss1.1, whole genome shotgun sequence genomic DNA contains:
- the LOC126379889 gene encoding tol-Pal system protein TolA-like has protein sequence MAFKILVVCLFVVAVSGDSQPEKRSAPWDSLPGWIPPPSPSWQPAQDPSSDVAGAVAAAKAAARAVMAAQEQVAAAKHAALEQQSIASAKEAAAALAAHKSEEAARHARAHALEAAQAAVHAQAQLAGAKARAAAAQRVAAAREAAAARAIQRAAHNQAARLQSADVEALKLSVLQSSGAAGAAGAAQHAATAAAAALRPASWAPAPWPPAPWAPRWNSAPGPWAWS, from the exons ATGGCTTTTAAGATTTTG GTGGTGTGTCTGTTCGTGGTGGCAGTGTCGGGAGACTCTCAGCCGGAGAAGAGAAGTGCCCCCTGGGACTCCCTCCCAGGCTGGATTCCTCCACCCAGCCCATCTTGGCAGCCAGCACAAG ACCCGAGTTCCGATGTGGCAGGCGCTGTAGCAGCGGCTAAGGCGGCAGCGCGAGCGGTGATGGCTGCGCAGGAGCAAGTTGCCGCCGCTAAGCATGCCGCCCTGGAACAACAGAGCATCGCTAGTGCCAAGGAAGCCGCTGCTGCCCTGGCCGCTCATAAAAG CGAGGAGGCGGCCCGTCACGCCCGCGCACACGCACTGGAAGCGGCGCAGGCAGCGGTCCACGCGCAGGCGCAGCTGGCGGGGGCAAAGGCACGCGCCGCGGCCGCGCAGCGCGTCGCCGCCGCGAGGGAAGCCGCCGCTGCACGCGCCATACAACGCGCAGCACACAACCAAGCAGCCAGGTTGCAGAGTGCtg ACGTGGAAGCCTTGAAGCTGTCGGTGCTTCAGAGCTCTGGTGCCGCGGGTGCCGCCGGCGCGGCCCAGCACGCCGctaccgccgccgccgcagctcTGCGCCCGGCTAGCTGGGCCCCCGCCCCCTGGCCGCCCGCACCTTGGGCCCCACGCTGGAACTCTGCCCCTGGACCATGGGCTTGGTCTTAA
- the LOC126379749 gene encoding glutamate [NMDA] receptor subunit 1, whose translation MWWATAAAVVWCGLAAAEIDRRRFSNPTYYNVGGVLSSNESVTFFKDTISNLNFKDKYVPRGVTYHDYSILMDPNPIKTALNVCKDLIAHRVYAVVVSHPLTGDLSPAAVSYTSGFYHIPVIGISSRDSAFSDKNIHVSFLRTVPPYSHQADVWVDVLKHFNYMKVIIIHSSDTDGRAILGRFQTTSQSVDEDVDRKVVVEQVIEFEPGLDSFSDKLADVKSAQARVFLMYASKTDAEIIFRDATFLNMTTAGYVWMVTEQALDAANAPEGLLGLRLVNATNEHAHIQDSIYVLASAIRDMNTSEEIHAPPSDCDNSGSIWTTGRLLFDYIRKQSLESGATGHVAFDDHGDRVHAEYDMVNVRAQGEHVAVGKYFYSKETQRMRLELKENEIIWMGRSPTKPEGFMIPTHLKVLTIEEKPFVYARRVDYESECTIEEIPCPHYNASDATDRMYCCKGFCMDLLRYLSKAINFTYSLALSPDGQFGNYVIRNLSVPGAKKEWTGLIGELVYERADMIVAPLTINPERAEFIEFSKPFKYQGITILEKKPSRSSTLVSFLQPFSNTLWILVMVSVHVVALVLYLLDRFSPFGRFKLANIDGTEEDALNLSSAIWFAWGVLLNSGIGEGTPRSFSARVLGMVWAGFAMIIVASYTANLAAFLVLERPKTKLTGINDARLRNTMENLTCATVKGSAVDMYFRRQVELSNMYRTMEANNYDNAEQAIDDVKHGKLMAFIWDSSRLEFEAAQDCELVTAGELFGRSGYGVGLQKGSPWADLVTLAILDFHESGIMESLDNQWILRNNLLNCEENEKTPNTLGLKNMAGVFILVLAGIIGGIVLIVIEVVYKRHQIKKQKRMEIARHAADRWRGAVEKRKTLRASILPSQRRTKSNGVKEAGSISLAVERGARRRDEPRVPRYLPAYTPDVSHLVV comes from the exons ATGTGGTGGGCCACGGCAGCGGCGGTGGTATGGTGCGGGTTGGCGGCAGCAGAGATAGATCGCCGGCGGTTCTCCAACCCCACCTACTACAACGTAGGGGGCGTCTTGTCCAGCAACGAATCCGTAACCTTCTTCAAGGACACGATCTCG AATCTTAATTTCAAAGACAAATACGTGCCTCGCGGGGTGACCTACCATGACTACTCCATCCTGATGGACCCCAACCCCATCAAAACAGCGCTCAACGTCTGCAAGGACCTCATCGCACACAga GTATATGCTGTAGTAGTATCACACCCTCTGACCGGAGATCTGTCTCCCGCTGCCGTATCGTACACCAGCGGCTTCTACCACATTCCAGTCATCGGCATATCTTCGAGAGACTCCGCATTCTCCGACAAAAACATCCACGTTTCATTTCTGCGCACTGTACCACCATACTCCCACCAGGCTGACGTATGGGTTGATGTCCTGAAACACTTCAATTATATGAAGGTTATCATCATCCATAGCTCTGATACGGACGGTCGGGCTATTCTTGGTCG GTTCCAGACGACTTCGCAAAGCGTCGATGAGGATGTGGATAGAAAAGTAGTTGTAGAACAAGTTATAGAGTTTGAACCCGGTCTGGATTCCTTCTCGGACAAACTTGCGGATGTAAAAAGTGCTCAAGCCCGTGTGTTCCTTATGTATGCTAG TAAAACAGACGCGGAGATAATATTCCGCGACGCAACGTTTCTGAACATGACAACCGCTGGCTACGTGTGGATGGTGACGGAGCAGGCGTTGGACGCCGCCAACGCGCCCGAGGGTTTATTGGGACTCCGCCTCGTCAATGCTACCAACGAACATGCTCACATACAGGACTCTAT TTACGTTCTTGCGTCAGCAATTCGCGATATGAACACTTCCGAAGAAATCCACGCGCCGCCGTCTGACTGCGACAACTCTGGCTCAATCTGGACAACGGGACGACTCCTCTTCGACTACATTAGGAAGCAAAGCCTTGAAAGTGGAGCGACAGGTCATGTGGCCTTTGACGATCACGGGGACAGGGTCCATGCCGAGTATGACATGGTCAACGTAAGGGCTCAAGGCGAACATGTGGCCGTCGGCAAATATTTCTATTCCAAG GAAACACAAAGAATGCGACTAGAactaaaagaaaatgaaattatttggaTGGGACGAAGTCCTACGAAACCAGAAGGGTTCATGATACCAACTCATTTGAAG GTATTGACGATTGAGGAGAAACCGTTTGTATACGCTCGTCGAGTCGATTACGAGTCTGAATGCACCATTGAGGAGATACCCTGCCCACATTACAATGCCAGCGACGCTACAG ACAGAATGTATTGCTGTAAGGGTTTCTGTATGGATTTACTAAGGTATCTCTCGAAGGCTATCAACTTTACGTATTCCCTGGCCTTGTCGCCGGATGGGCAGTTTGGGAACTATGTTATACGAAATCTTTCTGTACCAGGAGCTAAGAAAGAGTGGACTGGACTGATAG gTGAATTGGTATACGAACGTGCAGATATGATTGTTGCTCCGTTAACTATTAATCCGGAAAGGGCAGAGTTCATTGAATTCAGTAAGCCCTTCAAATATCAAGGCATTACTATACTGGAGAAAAAG CCTTCTCGCTCCTCCACGCTAGTGTCATTCTTGCAACCGTTCTCCAACACTCTGTGGATTCTGGTGATGGTGTCTGTGCACGTGGTGGCGCTGGTGCTGTACCTGCTCGACAGGTTCTCGCCCTTCGGAAGGTTCAAGCTGGCCAACATCGACGGCACAGAGGAAGACGCCCTTAACTTATCTAGCGCTATTTGGTTCGCTTGGGGTGTGCTCCTCAACAGTGGGATTGGCGAAG GTACTCCGCGTAGCTTTTCCGCCCGAGTGTTGGGGATGGTGTGGGCTGGGTTCGCGATGATAATTGTCGCGTCATACACTGCCAACTTGGCCGCCTTCCTCGTGCTGGAGCGGCCGAAGACCAAGCTCACTGGCATCAACGATGCTAGG TTACGTAACACAATGGAGAATTTAACCTGCGCGACGGTGAAGGGGTCCGCAGTAGACATGTATTTTAGAAGGCAAGTCGAGTTGTCTAACATGTACAGAACAATGGAAGCAAATAACTACGATAATGCAGAACAAGCCATTGATGACGTCAAACATGG GAAGCTAATGGCTTTCATATGGGACTCTTCGCGGCTAGAATTTGAAGCAGCACAAGATTGCGAGTTGGTGACTGCTGGTGAACTATTCGGGCGGTCTGGTTACGGAGTTGGGCTACAGAAAGGATCCCCTTGGGCGGATCTGGTGACACTGGCCATATTAGACTTTCATGAAA GTGGTATAATGGAATCGCTAGACAACCAATGGATTCTCCGCAACAACCTGTTGAACTGTGAGGAAAATGAAAAGACGCCTAATACTTTAGGGTTGAAGAATATGGCGGGGGTGTTTATATTGGTGCTAGCGGGCATCATCGGCGGGATAGTGCTGATTGTCATCGAGGTGGTGTACAAGCGACATCAGATCAAGAAGCAGAAGAGAATGGAGATAGCGCGCCATGCCGCGGACCGCTGGCGAGGGGCCGTAGAG
- the LOC126379884 gene encoding mitochondrial glutamate carrier 1-like gives MAAKQPPPQQPTQQFALLPKIINGGIAGIVGVTVVFPIDLVKTRLQNQVIGKDGKKQYENMMDCFRKTYAAEGYFGMYRGSAVNILLITPEKAIKLAANDMFRFYLTKKDGTLPISRQMVAGGMAGACQIVITTPMELLKIQMQDAGRLASQAKAEGREFKRTTALELTRKLLAERGIAGLYKGIGATAARDVTFSIVYFPLFATLVDVGPKVNGATPFWWSFTSGCMSGCFAAAFVNPMDVVKTRMQTLTKGSGERQYSGILDCVRSTLVHEGPTAFLKGAACRIMVIAPLFGIAQMVYFFGIAEALLHLKK, from the exons ATGGCAGCAAAACAACCACCACCTCAGCAACCAACACAACAGTTTGC ATTGCTGCCAAAAATCATAAATGGAGGTATAGCCGGTATCGTGGGCGTGACCGTGGTGTTCCCCATAGATCTAGTCAAAACGCGGCTGCAGAATCAAGTCATTGGCAAAGATGGGAAAAAGCAGTacgaaaatat GATGGACTGCTTTCGTAAGACCTACGCTGCGGAGGGCTACTTCGGCATGTACCGAGGTTCTGCAGTGAACATCCTCCTCATCACACCAGAGAAGGCAATCAAGCTAGCCGCCAACGACATGTTCCGATTCTACCTCACGAAGAAAGATGG GACCCTGCCAATTAGTCGGCAGATGGTGGCGGGCGGAATGGCGGGCGCTTGTCAAATTGTCATCACCACTCCCATGGAACTGCTCAAAATACAAATGCAGGACGCGGGCCGACTCGCCTCACAAGCCAAAGCAG AGGGCAGAGAGTTCAAGAGGACTACGGCGTTGGAGCTGACGCGGAAGCTGTTAGCGGAGCGCGGCATAGCCGGTCTGTACAAGGGGATAGGAGCGACGGCGGCGCGTGACGTCACCTTCAGCATCGTCTACTTCCCCCTGTTCGCCACTCTCGTCGACGTGGGACCCAAAGTAAACGGCGCCACGCCCTTCTG GTGGTCTTTCACATCCGGATGCATGTCTGGGTGTTTCGCCGCTGCGTTCGTGAACCCGATGGACGTCGTCAAGACACGCATGCAGACGCTCACGAAAGGCAGTGGGGAGAGACAGTATTCCGGCATATTGGACTGTGTTCG GTCCACTTTAGTCCACGAAGGTCCGACGGCGTTTTTGAAAGGCGCCGCCTGTCGTATCATGGTGATCGCTCCGTTATTCGGCATCGCCCAAATGGTATACTTCTTCGGCATAGCTGAGGCCCTCCTGCACCTCAAGAAGTAA